The following proteins are encoded in a genomic region of Syntrophotaleaceae bacterium:
- a CDS encoding Ig-like domain-containing protein, translated as MAARIKLMVATLILALSWIGAAPAGAVLTDLGDPITPHGYPAFYTDGDVALELCVPPPAGLATAAAQFCIGDPLDPNPPFVTGEGFYYMAVASIPLGLNGAVGDATIEFAVESTYGGTEEPIDGQQITFARTRIRIDTPVVGTYTITHPYSATSVVFEVGDEDLDGEPDGINMTADIGSANFLDPALAFRGTLTGPIGPYLTWENFDTNPDLQVLAVDPVSGEPTEEVLEQYIGDPNVLSPVVGGLNNNVFRVQGPEGSNLDGLGGDVVETDLWSIMGKVNDIVDDGNLYVYANAPVPNLFAVGPVNRENFFVTPSTGQVAGEEDYSDDYSLGYPHWYQEAVPVIDTNTGEQAIDPVTQLPVFEGGIQLTLCPPGDAMCISDPIIPTDPVQTALMTGGEGFWYFAAATIDVGDDSYFIEFALESTFGGAEEMVDGNQISFARERIRFNFDADTPVATYRVTHPYGERILEGDPDRLDRVRFTSDIGISNLADPDGAFIGALYGIIGPQFLVWDNFENPAAPGTLLGADYPVQDLVTQNLETGLYSYHVGNPNIPHTVTGGWNGNIFRVERLVSGTVEDGEWEIIGQTDQWVVSGKVFDPATFEFNISPDVPIAAADAVTLNMADPSPYIIDVLANDTFTDGVPVTVAVVIDPIDGTAVVNGDGAIIYTPDTTLAQAGGVDTLTYQISQTIDTQVLTSSPAEVVITVIPVETITVDRARFDTRRLRLDITGTSNFPGTILTFHAGDTAAGAVLGTAQVSDTGRWRFRGTATTNITAVTIVSSTGNETVNQALQVR; from the coding sequence ATGGCAGCGAGAATTAAGTTGATGGTCGCCACACTGATCCTGGCTTTGAGCTGGATCGGGGCGGCACCCGCCGGGGCAGTCCTGACCGATCTGGGCGACCCCATTACACCCCATGGCTATCCGGCTTTTTACACGGACGGTGACGTCGCACTGGAGTTGTGCGTTCCGCCACCGGCGGGGCTTGCCACCGCCGCGGCCCAGTTCTGCATTGGGGATCCGCTCGACCCCAACCCGCCGTTCGTTACGGGAGAAGGTTTCTATTATATGGCCGTTGCCTCAATCCCCCTGGGTCTCAATGGGGCAGTCGGTGACGCGACCATCGAATTCGCCGTTGAAAGCACCTATGGCGGGACTGAAGAGCCGATTGACGGCCAGCAGATTACCTTCGCCCGGACCCGTATCCGGATCGACACCCCGGTAGTCGGCACCTACACCATCACCCATCCTTATTCCGCAACTTCCGTGGTGTTCGAGGTGGGGGATGAGGATCTGGACGGCGAGCCCGACGGCATCAACATGACCGCCGATATCGGATCGGCCAACTTCCTCGACCCGGCTCTCGCGTTTCGCGGGACCCTGACCGGCCCCATCGGCCCCTACCTGACCTGGGAAAACTTCGATACCAATCCCGACCTGCAGGTCCTTGCCGTCGACCCCGTTTCCGGGGAACCGACAGAAGAGGTGTTGGAGCAGTACATCGGTGACCCGAATGTTCTCAGCCCTGTGGTCGGCGGATTGAACAACAACGTCTTCCGTGTCCAGGGTCCCGAGGGATCCAACCTCGACGGCCTGGGTGGCGATGTTGTCGAAACCGACCTGTGGTCCATCATGGGCAAGGTCAATGACATAGTGGATGATGGTAACCTTTACGTTTATGCCAACGCGCCGGTCCCCAACCTGTTTGCCGTTGGACCGGTAAACCGGGAAAATTTCTTTGTCACCCCTTCCACCGGCCAGGTTGCAGGGGAAGAGGATTACAGTGACGACTACTCCCTGGGCTATCCTCACTGGTATCAGGAAGCGGTCCCGGTTATCGATACCAATACCGGGGAGCAGGCCATCGATCCGGTGACCCAGTTGCCGGTCTTCGAGGGCGGAATCCAGCTGACCCTCTGCCCTCCCGGCGATGCCATGTGCATTTCCGATCCGATTATTCCCACGGATCCTGTACAGACCGCCCTCATGACCGGCGGTGAGGGGTTCTGGTATTTCGCCGCGGCCACCATCGATGTGGGAGACGATTCCTATTTTATCGAATTCGCCCTGGAGTCGACCTTCGGTGGCGCTGAAGAAATGGTTGACGGCAACCAGATCTCCTTTGCCCGTGAGCGGATCCGGTTCAATTTCGACGCCGATACGCCGGTAGCCACTTATAGAGTGACCCACCCCTATGGCGAGCGCATCCTCGAAGGCGATCCGGATCGACTGGACCGCGTCCGCTTTACCTCCGACATCGGCATCTCCAACCTGGCCGATCCGGACGGAGCATTCATTGGCGCCCTCTACGGCATTATCGGTCCGCAGTTCCTCGTTTGGGATAATTTCGAAAATCCGGCTGCCCCTGGTACGCTTTTGGGTGCCGATTACCCGGTGCAGGATCTGGTGACCCAGAATCTGGAAACCGGATTGTACAGCTACCATGTCGGTAACCCCAACATCCCTCATACCGTTACCGGTGGCTGGAATGGCAACATTTTCCGTGTCGAGCGCCTGGTCAGTGGCACGGTCGAGGACGGCGAGTGGGAGATTATCGGCCAGACCGACCAGTGGGTGGTGTCGGGTAAGGTCTTCGACCCCGCGACCTTCGAATTCAACATCAGCCCCGACGTGCCGATTGCGGCGGCTGATGCCGTGACCCTCAATATGGCGGATCCCTCGCCCTATATCATCGATGTCCTGGCCAACGACACGTTCACCGATGGTGTTCCGGTGACGGTCGCGGTGGTAATCGACCCGATTGATGGAACCGCCGTTGTCAACGGTGACGGCGCCATTATCTATACCCCGGATACCACTCTGGCTCAGGCGGGTGGGGTCGATACCCTGACCTATCAGATTTCCCAGACCATTGATACTCAGGTGCTGACCTCGTCCCCGGCGGAAGTTGTGATCACGGTTATCCCCGTGGAAACCATCACCGTCGACCGGGCGCGTTTCGACACTCGTCGCCTGCGGCTCGACATTACAGGGACCAGTAATTTCCCTGGTACCATTCTCACTTTCCATGCCGGCGATACCGCCGCGGGTGCTGTTCTCGGCACTGCCCAGGTCAGTGACACCGGCCGCTGGAGATTCCGCGGAACGGCCACCACCAACATCACCGCCGTGACCATCGTCTCCTCAACCGGCAACGAGACCGTCAACCAGGCGCTGCAAGTGCGCTGA
- a CDS encoding PDZ domain-containing protein, translating into MFFGLEKKHIRLLNLVLIILLGLAAGYLLATLVGLHLAGQKPSMEAATRQKSLSWRKPPFYAYQSVLTNNLFDPQARNKADGLSLADGSGQEGKPGRTDLTLLGTVTARHSPLAVFLIRNEEHIVRSGGEIPGGGILQEVLRDLVRIRDGSGRIYEVTLDGSSPSATGSDAPAPIPGDSMSDVREVGENRWIIGSQTAQNAKDNMNEIMKQARLVPEGKEGQIEGFRVVMVRPQSLFWNLGLKRGDVIREVNGISLDSAEKGLQIYQQLREAQKISLVLQRENENLEFEYEVE; encoded by the coding sequence ATGTTTTTCGGTCTGGAAAAAAAACATATCCGCCTTCTCAATCTTGTTCTGATTATCCTCCTGGGCCTGGCTGCAGGCTATCTCCTGGCCACTCTGGTTGGTCTTCATCTGGCCGGGCAGAAGCCGTCAATGGAAGCGGCCACGCGACAGAAAAGCCTTTCCTGGCGAAAACCCCCTTTTTACGCCTATCAGTCGGTTCTGACCAATAACCTGTTCGATCCGCAGGCACGCAACAAAGCGGATGGTCTCTCCCTCGCGGATGGTTCCGGGCAGGAGGGGAAACCGGGTCGGACGGATCTCACGCTCCTGGGAACAGTGACCGCCCGTCATTCCCCTCTAGCCGTTTTCCTGATCAGGAATGAAGAGCATATCGTTCGTTCGGGCGGGGAAATTCCCGGCGGTGGCATCCTGCAGGAAGTTCTTCGCGACCTTGTTCGGATACGGGATGGGAGCGGAAGGATCTACGAGGTGACCTTGGACGGATCTTCCCCCTCCGCGACCGGTTCCGACGCACCAGCTCCGATTCCGGGCGACAGCATGAGTGATGTCAGGGAGGTCGGAGAAAACCGCTGGATCATAGGCAGCCAGACGGCTCAGAACGCCAAGGACAACATGAATGAGATCATGAAACAGGCCCGCCTGGTCCCGGAGGGGAAAGAAGGGCAGATCGAGGGGTTTCGTGTGGTGATGGTCCGGCCTCAGTCCCTGTTCTGGAACCTGGGGCTGAAGCGGGGCGACGTGATCAGGGAGGTCAACGGGATCTCCCTCGACAGCGCCGAAAAAGGACTGCAGATCTATCAGCAACTGCGAGAAGCCCAGAAGATTTCGTTGGTTCTGCAACGGGAAAATGAAAACCTGGAATTCGAATATGAAGTCGAATAG
- the gspD gene encoding type II secretion system secretin GspD, giving the protein MKRQTVWIAALFLLFSSAGLWAEGQTVAAQETKDERVTLDFKDVELAALVKTISELTGKNFVYDNTLKGTVTLISPQEITVDEAYDLLLAVLNQKGFTVVPSGRVQKIVSTRTAKEESLPVGRGVSEQYVTRLIPLTNVDAGILATTVLAPLIPKTSSVVAYAPTNTLVVTDSAANIDRLVKIIRELDISGKLGTFEVIPLKEGSAEEVAGICNQMLEESQQDGSAAAAARRQRRIAQTGGGKILAYPRTNSLIVMASGSELETIREWIRKLDQKRESGQSNIHVYYLENADAETLAKTLNELMSGAPAMTGNTAAGQGGQGRAGATFITADIPTNSLIINAQPADYEIIEELIRGLDILRKQVYVEALVMELSLDATRDLGVSLQGGADVGSESVIFGTSNLNNGNVSLSDLTPVTGTSIPRLLARSVEGLMLGGLFNPITVTGLDGQEITIPAFSALLHLSKVTGDVNILSAPRLLTSDNEEAEIVVGANVPIVTGTLTDTGSTGLAQSQTIERQDVALTLRFTPQITQGNLIRLDVFQEMTDLVAGTLNSVNGPTWTKRLIRNTVLTEDSQTVVLGGLIGTNTQENVSKVPLLGDIPGLGWLFKSKNTTEQKTNLMVFITPKIINNAGDLKNITMKNQALMHRLQMGTEALEEMLSLEGPAKSTETPTGPLEHY; this is encoded by the coding sequence GTGAAACGGCAAACAGTCTGGATTGCTGCGCTTTTTCTGCTTTTTTCATCCGCTGGTCTCTGGGCTGAAGGGCAGACGGTTGCTGCCCAGGAAACGAAGGACGAACGGGTCACCCTTGACTTCAAGGACGTCGAACTGGCCGCCCTCGTTAAAACCATCAGTGAATTGACGGGAAAAAATTTCGTCTACGACAATACGCTGAAGGGAACGGTCACCCTGATTTCCCCCCAGGAAATCACGGTAGATGAGGCCTACGACCTGTTGCTGGCCGTTCTGAACCAGAAGGGCTTCACCGTGGTCCCTTCCGGACGTGTGCAAAAGATCGTTTCGACACGCACCGCCAAGGAGGAAAGCCTGCCGGTGGGCAGAGGGGTGTCCGAGCAGTACGTTACCCGGCTGATCCCCCTGACAAACGTGGATGCCGGAATTCTTGCCACCACCGTTCTCGCCCCCCTCATTCCCAAGACCAGCAGTGTGGTGGCCTATGCCCCGACGAATACCCTGGTGGTGACCGACAGCGCGGCCAATATCGATCGCCTGGTGAAGATCATCCGGGAGCTGGATATTTCCGGCAAGCTCGGCACCTTCGAAGTGATCCCCCTCAAAGAGGGATCGGCGGAGGAGGTTGCCGGCATCTGCAACCAGATGCTCGAGGAATCCCAGCAGGACGGTTCGGCGGCGGCCGCTGCCCGGAGGCAGCGGAGGATCGCCCAGACCGGCGGCGGAAAAATTCTCGCCTATCCGCGGACCAATTCGCTGATTGTCATGGCTTCCGGGTCCGAACTGGAGACGATCAGGGAGTGGATCCGCAAACTGGATCAGAAAAGGGAGTCCGGACAGTCGAACATCCATGTCTACTACCTGGAAAACGCCGATGCCGAAACCCTCGCCAAGACCCTGAACGAACTGATGTCCGGCGCGCCTGCGATGACGGGCAACACCGCCGCCGGCCAGGGCGGCCAGGGGCGGGCCGGGGCAACCTTCATTACCGCCGACATTCCCACCAATTCCCTGATCATCAATGCGCAGCCCGCGGATTATGAGATCATCGAGGAGCTCATTCGGGGGCTCGACATCCTGCGCAAGCAGGTTTACGTCGAGGCCCTGGTCATGGAGCTCAGCCTCGACGCCACCCGCGACCTGGGCGTCTCCCTGCAAGGGGGCGCCGATGTCGGCAGCGAAAGCGTGATCTTCGGCACCTCGAACCTGAACAACGGCAATGTGTCCCTTTCCGACCTGACGCCCGTCACCGGAACCTCCATTCCCAGGCTTCTGGCCCGCTCGGTTGAAGGTCTGATGCTGGGCGGATTGTTCAATCCCATCACGGTAACTGGGCTGGACGGTCAGGAGATCACCATCCCCGCTTTTTCCGCCCTGCTTCACCTGTCCAAGGTGACCGGTGACGTCAATATCCTGTCCGCGCCGCGCCTGTTGACCTCTGACAATGAAGAGGCGGAAATCGTGGTGGGTGCCAACGTACCCATCGTCACCGGCACTCTCACCGACACCGGGTCCACCGGTCTGGCCCAGAGCCAGACGATCGAACGGCAGGACGTCGCCCTGACTCTGCGCTTCACTCCCCAGATCACCCAGGGGAACCTGATCCGGCTGGACGTTTTTCAGGAGATGACCGATCTGGTAGCCGGGACCCTGAACAGCGTCAACGGTCCAACCTGGACCAAACGGCTGATCAGGAATACGGTGCTGACCGAGGACAGCCAGACGGTGGTTCTGGGAGGGCTGATCGGCACCAATACTCAGGAAAACGTTTCCAAAGTCCCCCTGTTGGGGGACATTCCCGGTCTCGGCTGGCTGTTCAAAAGCAAGAACACGACCGAGCAGAAAACAAATCTCATGGTGTTCATTACGCCCAAGATCATCAACAATGCCGGCGACCTGAAAAACATCACCATGAAAAACCAGGCACTGATGCACCGGCTGCAGATGGGGACTGAGGCCCTGGAGGAGATGTTGTCGCTGGAAGGGCCGGCGAAGAGTACCGAAACGCCGACCGGACCTCTTGAACACTACTGA
- the gspE gene encoding type II secretion system ATPase GspE: MKVQDLTESTEFHQDMQSSLGRILRERHGVSEKTLQAALEKQRNSGGRRLGSILLEIKAVSPKVLAQALAEQMRLEVLEKIPEGLFWEKCLENIPVAFLRKNLLLPLEKKDGRLLVAVADPMETQPLNDLSVVTGEPIKIILSTAEDIIAALNRHVEKQAENSQEVIEEIEGNLGDKLGATLEPADLLDISDEAPLIRFVNSLITQGYKQRASDVHIEPFEKELVIRYRVDGVLYDVLRPPRNVHAGLVSRIKIMANLNIAEKRLPQDGRFRVRIAGKDVDVRVSTLPTAFGERAVLRLLEKSSSILSLEELGIGRDLLGQVEKMIGKPHGIFLVTGPTGSGKTTTLYAALTRLNSREKNIITVEDPIEYQLAGVGQIQVNPKIDLTFANGLRSILRQDPDIIMIGEIRDRETAEIAIQSALTGHMVFSTLHTNDSAGALTRLVEMGVEPFLAASSIVGILAQRLVRKICPTCREETLPPPELLQELEKEGLSSEKMVFYRGVGCNDCMNIGYRGRTGLYELLPVDEEAREMLLQKKDSATIKLSAVHKGMRTLRADGLRKALLGETSLEEVIRVTQED; encoded by the coding sequence GTGAAAGTCCAAGACCTGACAGAGAGCACGGAGTTCCACCAGGATATGCAGAGCTCGCTCGGCAGGATCCTGCGGGAGCGCCATGGGGTGTCTGAAAAGACCCTGCAGGCCGCGCTGGAAAAGCAGCGGAATTCAGGGGGCAGGCGGCTGGGATCGATTCTGCTGGAAATAAAGGCGGTTTCCCCAAAAGTTCTGGCCCAGGCCCTGGCTGAGCAGATGCGGCTCGAGGTCCTGGAGAAGATTCCGGAGGGTCTCTTCTGGGAAAAATGCCTCGAAAACATTCCGGTTGCGTTTCTGCGGAAAAATCTGCTGCTGCCCCTGGAAAAGAAAGATGGCAGACTGCTGGTCGCCGTCGCGGATCCGATGGAGACCCAGCCACTCAATGATCTTTCGGTAGTGACGGGCGAGCCGATCAAAATCATTCTCTCGACGGCGGAGGACATTATCGCCGCCCTGAACCGGCATGTGGAAAAGCAGGCGGAGAATTCCCAGGAGGTCATCGAGGAGATCGAAGGGAACCTGGGAGACAAACTCGGCGCTACGTTGGAGCCGGCGGACCTGCTGGATATCTCCGACGAGGCTCCCCTGATCCGGTTCGTCAACAGCCTGATCACTCAGGGATACAAACAAAGGGCCAGCGACGTGCATATCGAGCCCTTTGAAAAGGAGTTGGTCATCCGCTATCGGGTGGACGGCGTCCTTTACGATGTCCTGCGCCCGCCGCGAAATGTGCATGCCGGACTGGTCTCCCGCATCAAGATCATGGCGAATCTCAACATCGCGGAAAAACGTCTGCCCCAGGACGGACGTTTCCGGGTGCGGATCGCCGGCAAAGATGTGGATGTGCGTGTTTCCACCCTGCCGACCGCCTTCGGAGAACGGGCGGTCCTGCGACTGCTGGAAAAGAGCAGCAGCATCCTCAGCCTCGAGGAGCTGGGGATCGGCAGAGACCTGCTCGGCCAGGTGGAAAAGATGATCGGCAAACCGCACGGCATCTTTCTGGTGACGGGTCCCACCGGCTCCGGCAAGACCACAACCCTGTACGCCGCCCTGACCCGGCTGAATTCCAGGGAAAAAAACATCATCACCGTGGAGGACCCGATCGAATACCAGCTTGCCGGAGTCGGGCAGATCCAGGTCAATCCCAAGATCGACCTGACCTTTGCCAACGGCCTCCGCTCCATCCTCCGCCAGGACCCCGACATCATCATGATCGGTGAAATACGCGACCGGGAGACGGCGGAAATCGCCATTCAGTCGGCTTTGACCGGTCATATGGTTTTTTCCACCCTGCATACCAACGACTCGGCCGGCGCCCTGACCCGGCTGGTGGAGATGGGGGTGGAGCCCTTTCTCGCTGCTTCGTCCATCGTCGGTATCCTCGCCCAGCGCCTGGTCAGAAAAATCTGCCCCACCTGCCGCGAGGAGACGCTACCCCCGCCCGAGTTGCTGCAGGAACTGGAAAAGGAAGGCCTATCCTCCGAGAAAATGGTGTTTTATCGCGGTGTCGGCTGCAATGATTGCATGAATATCGGCTACCGGGGCAGGACCGGTCTCTACGAGCTGCTGCCGGTGGACGAAGAGGCCCGGGAAATGCTGCTGCAGAAAAAGGATTCGGCCACCATCAAATTGTCCGCGGTGCATAAGGGGATGAGGACTCTCAGGGCCGACGGCTTGAGGAAGGCCCTTCTCGGAGAAACGTCTCTGGAGGAGGTCATCCGGGTGACGCAGGAGGATTAA
- a CDS encoding type II secretion system F family protein, with amino-acid sequence MSLFEYSGFDAVGKKVSGLIEGPGKSAVIQKLRSQGIFPSSLREERESHGRRLSWRQLTWRKVPALQIAIATRQLAILLGAGLPLDEALRSLGEQLDHPVLARALNRARQDVIAGESFHQALENQHLFSKLFTSMVQVGENTGRLEQVLDRLADFLEEQARLRSKVQAALAYPLLMTLVGVFVLSFLFVYVIPKVTQMLDDLEQTLPLPTWLLIETTNFISAYWWQIVLVGAGLGYALFRFLRTDRGKELRDRAALNVPLFGKLNLYLATARFSRTLATLLHGGVPLLTALEIVRNLFRNGLLVEVLDTTLKSVREGEGLAAPLRQTALFPPIVAQMVAIGEKSGELEGVLHKVAESHEQQVGMTLTTMLSLLEPLMILVMGVVVGFVVIAILLPIFQASQGIG; translated from the coding sequence TTGTCGCTCTTCGAATATTCCGGCTTCGATGCGGTCGGGAAAAAAGTCAGCGGCCTGATCGAAGGCCCCGGGAAAAGCGCGGTCATCCAGAAACTCCGCAGCCAGGGGATCTTCCCTTCCAGCCTGCGGGAGGAACGGGAAAGCCATGGTCGGCGGCTTTCCTGGCGCCAGCTGACCTGGCGCAAGGTTCCGGCACTGCAGATCGCCATCGCCACCCGCCAGCTCGCCATTCTGCTGGGAGCGGGTCTGCCCCTGGACGAGGCCCTGCGGTCCCTGGGTGAGCAGTTGGACCATCCGGTCCTGGCCCGGGCCCTCAACCGGGCGCGCCAGGACGTGATCGCCGGGGAGTCCTTTCACCAGGCTCTGGAGAATCAACACCTCTTCTCCAAGCTGTTCACCAGCATGGTGCAGGTGGGGGAAAATACCGGACGGCTGGAGCAGGTGCTCGACCGGCTCGCGGATTTTCTGGAAGAACAGGCGCGGCTTCGCTCAAAGGTGCAGGCCGCTCTCGCCTACCCCCTGCTGATGACCCTGGTCGGGGTCTTCGTCCTGTCCTTCCTGTTCGTCTACGTCATCCCCAAGGTGACGCAGATGCTGGACGACCTGGAGCAGACCCTGCCCCTGCCCACCTGGCTGCTGATCGAAACCACGAATTTCATCTCCGCCTACTGGTGGCAGATAGTTTTGGTCGGAGCAGGTCTCGGATATGCCCTGTTCCGCTTCCTCAGGACTGACAGGGGCAAGGAGCTGCGGGACCGCGCTGCGCTGAACGTTCCGCTGTTCGGCAAATTGAACCTTTACCTCGCCACCGCCCGCTTTTCCCGCACCCTGGCCACCCTGCTGCATGGCGGGGTGCCGTTACTGACGGCTTTGGAGATCGTGCGCAATCTGTTTCGCAACGGTCTGCTGGTCGAAGTGCTCGATACCACTCTCAAGAGCGTTCGGGAAGGGGAAGGTCTGGCCGCTCCTCTGCGGCAAACGGCGCTTTTCCCGCCCATTGTCGCGCAGATGGTGGCTATCGGTGAAAAGAGCGGGGAGCTCGAGGGCGTGCTGCACAAGGTGGCCGAATCCCATGAACAGCAGGTCGGCATGACCCTGACGACCATGCTTTCGCTGCTGGAGCCTCTGATGATACTGGTCATGGGGGTGGTGGTGGGCTTTGTCGTGATCGCGATCCTGCTGCCGATTTTCCAGGCCAGCCAGGGGATCGGATGA
- the gspG gene encoding type II secretion system major pseudopilin GspG produces the protein MARRTYANQKGFTLIEIMVVVVILGILATFIAPRLLDRPDEARRTKATLDIKALEEALGLFKLDNGYFPSTEQGLQALVVKPVTGRIPSKYPEDGYVKKIPLDPWNGEYVYLSPGVHDNFDIICLGADGEVGGEGKDADINSWELE, from the coding sequence ATGGCACGACGCACATATGCAAACCAGAAGGGTTTCACCCTGATCGAAATCATGGTTGTGGTGGTCATTCTAGGCATCCTCGCCACCTTTATCGCCCCCCGTCTGCTCGACCGGCCTGACGAGGCCCGGCGCACCAAAGCTACTCTGGACATCAAGGCTCTCGAGGAGGCACTCGGTCTGTTCAAGCTCGACAACGGCTACTTCCCGTCCACCGAGCAGGGCCTGCAGGCGCTGGTGGTCAAGCCGGTGACAGGCAGAATTCCCAGCAAGTATCCTGAGGACGGCTATGTGAAAAAAATTCCGCTGGATCCCTGGAACGGAGAGTATGTCTACCTGTCGCCCGGGGTTCACGACAATTTCGACATCATCTGTCTGGGGGCGGATGGAGAGGTGGGCGGCGAGGGGAAAGATGCCGACATCAACAGCTGGGAACTTGAATAA
- a CDS encoding prepilin-type N-terminal cleavage/methylation domain-containing protein produces MNNQKGFTLWELTIVILLIGIFASLTVPVLSHYGRDDLAWSARRIAGTVQFLFNEAAISGLEHRLSLEFAENRLGVMVVESDRQTVELETWKSRLALPEGVRIKDIRVAGRGSFSTGSATIRFFPGGYLEESIIHLSRETKDLTLRLNPFTGATDIREGYHEF; encoded by the coding sequence TTGAATAACCAGAAGGGCTTCACCCTGTGGGAACTGACGATCGTCATCCTGCTGATCGGCATTTTCGCGTCCCTTACGGTTCCGGTCCTTAGCCATTACGGCCGTGACGACCTGGCCTGGTCGGCCCGCCGCATCGCCGGCACCGTGCAGTTTTTATTCAACGAAGCGGCGATCAGCGGTCTGGAGCATCGGCTGTCCCTGGAGTTTGCGGAAAACCGTTTGGGGGTGATGGTGGTGGAAAGCGACCGCCAGACGGTGGAGCTGGAAACCTGGAAAAGCAGGCTGGCGTTGCCCGAGGGGGTCAGGATCAAGGACATCCGCGTGGCCGGCAGGGGATCCTTTTCCACCGGAAGCGCCACCATCCGCTTTTTCCCCGGCGGCTATCTGGAAGAAAGCATTATTCACCTTTCCCGTGAGACGAAAGACCTGACCCTCAGGCTCAACCCCTTTACCGGGGCCACGGACATCCGGGAAGGCTATCATGAATTCTGA
- a CDS encoding prepilin-type N-terminal cleavage/methylation domain-containing protein, whose product MNSDSRGFTLLEVTIAVAIVGISLTALLGLSNRCLQAQDKLRNVTTATLLAQQEMNRLELEAEDNILSFVDTEGRFEEPFQAFSWTARYEETPLEAVKMVVVSVTWDNEDATRSVDITSFLMER is encoded by the coding sequence ATGAATTCTGATTCCAGAGGTTTCACCCTGCTGGAGGTGACCATCGCGGTGGCTATTGTCGGCATCTCCCTGACCGCTCTGCTGGGGCTCAGCAACCGTTGTCTGCAGGCGCAGGACAAGCTGAGAAATGTGACGACCGCGACCCTTCTGGCTCAGCAGGAAATGAACCGGCTGGAACTGGAGGCCGAGGATAACATCCTGAGTTTCGTGGACACGGAGGGCCGGTTCGAGGAGCCCTTCCAGGCTTTCAGTTGGACCGCCCGATATGAGGAGACACCGCTGGAAGCGGTGAAAATGGTTGTTGTCTCCGTCACCTGGGACAACGAGGACGCTACCCGCTCGGTCGATATCACCTCGTTTCTGATGGAAAGGTAA
- a CDS encoding type II secretion system protein GspJ, producing MPALRDQRGLTLLEVMIAVTITAILMATIYGVFSSNSRARARVEESSRQIHQARVFFDRLGRELRGANWEANRAGTNFICTIEDNKFKELTFTTSLETVVGMEAAAMTTVRYVLETEAEDRKILYRAVATGERAADGEDAKYLILSDVAELGFRFYGNGAWFEKWNAGDEKKLPRLVEVTLGIRTGNDIMPFSTKVDIPLAAGR from the coding sequence ATGCCCGCCTTGCGTGATCAAAGGGGTCTGACGCTGCTGGAAGTGATGATCGCGGTGACCATCACGGCGATTCTGATGGCGACCATCTACGGAGTCTTCAGCAGCAACAGCCGCGCCAGGGCCAGAGTGGAAGAGTCGAGCCGCCAGATCCATCAGGCGAGAGTTTTTTTCGATCGTCTGGGCCGGGAACTCCGGGGGGCGAATTGGGAGGCGAACCGCGCCGGAACCAACTTTATCTGCACCATCGAGGACAATAAATTCAAGGAATTGACCTTCACGACCTCCTTGGAAACAGTTGTCGGCATGGAGGCGGCCGCCATGACGACCGTACGTTATGTCCTGGAAACAGAGGCCGAGGACCGGAAAATTCTCTATCGGGCCGTCGCGACCGGGGAACGGGCTGCGGACGGGGAGGATGCAAAATATCTGATTCTGTCCGATGTCGCAGAACTGGGTTTCCGGTTTTACGGCAATGGCGCCTGGTTCGAAAAATGGAACGCCGGGGACGAGAAAAAGCTGCCCCGGCTGGTGGAAGTCACCCTGGGAATCAGGACAGGAAACGACATCATGCCTTTTTCCACCAAGGTCGATATTCCCCTGGCCGCAGGCCGCTGA